One stretch of Rhinatrema bivittatum chromosome 8, aRhiBiv1.1, whole genome shotgun sequence DNA includes these proteins:
- the CHRNA4 gene encoding neuronal acetylcholine receptor subunit alpha-4 isoform X2: MPPAIYKSSCSIDVTFFPFDQQNCTMKFGSWTYDKAKIDLISMHNNVDQLDYWESGEWIIVNAVGTYNTKKYECCTEIYPDITYYFIIRRLPLFYTINLIIPCLLISCLTVLVFYLPSECGEKITLCISVLLSLTVFLLLITEIIPSTSLVIPLIGEYLLFTMIFVTLSIIITVFVLNVHHRSPRTHTMPAWVRRVFLDIIPRILFMKRPSTVKNNCKRLIESMHKMITPPMIWSETEVEPNIPTSSSNGSQNNEPSPSSSCHERLEETAKSQTMCRSPSGQYSILQEETAQTSNTLPRTQLHHSVPISKSRSLSIQQMYNPSEAVDRSIRCRSRSIQYCYLHEDSAQTNGKSSDTSAPQARPLREEQPESQVWQCKCKFKIKDREAVNASGPTARTQSTKEQSLLLMSPSLKLAVEGVNYIADQLRAEDADFSVKQDWKYVAMVIDRIFLWVFILVCLLGTVGLFLPPWMAGMI; this comes from the exons ATGCCGCCTGCCATCTACAAAAGCTCCTGCAGCATCGACGTCACCTTCTTCCCATTTGATCAGCAAAACTGCACCATGAAGTTCGGCTCCTGGACGTACGACAAAGCCAAGATTGACCTAATCAGCATGCACAACAACGTGGACCAGCTGGACTACTGGGAGAGCGGGGAGTGGATTATCGTCAACGCCGTGGGCACGTACAACACAAAGAAATACGAGTGCTGCACGGAAATCTACCCCGACATCACATACTACTTCATCATCAGGAGGCTGCCCCTCTTCTACACCATCAACCTGATCATCCCTTGCCTCCTCATCTCCTGTCTGACAGTCCTGGTCTTCTACCTGCCTTCAGAATGCGGCGAAAAGATCACGTTGTGCATCTCAGTTCTCCTGTCCCTGACGGTCTTCCTTCTCCTGATCACCGAGATCATTCCATCCACGTCCCTGGTCATTCCCCTCATTGGAGAGTATTTGCTCTTCACCATGATATTTGTCACCTTGTCGATTATCATCACCGTCTTTGTCTTGAATGTCCACCACCGCTCTCCCCGCACCCACACCATGCCTGCCTGGGTGCGAAGGGTTTTTCTCGACATCATCCCCCGCATCCTCTTCATGAAGAGGCCGTCCACTGTGAAGAACAACTGCAAGCGGCTGATCGAGTCCATGCACAAGATGATCACGCCACCCATGATCTGGTCCGAGACTGAAGTGGAGCCCAACATCCCCACCTCGTCCTCCAACGGTTCCCAGAACAACGAACCGTCTCCCTCGTCGTCTTGCCACGAGCGCCTGGAGGAGACGGCCAAGTCCCAGACCATGTGCAGGTCCCCCTCTGGTCAATATTCCATTCTGCAGGAAGAAACGGCTCAGACCAGTAACACTTTACCACGGACTCAGCTCCACCACTCGGTGCCCATCTCCAAGAGCAGGTCGCTGAGCATTCAGCAGATGTACAACCCAAGCGAGGCTGTGGACCGAAGCATACGCTGCCGATCTAGAAGCATTCAGTACTGTTACCTGCACGAGGACTCCGCTCAAACTAATGGGAAGTCCAGTGACACTAGCGCACCCCAAGCTCGCCCCCTCCGCGAGGAGCAGCCTGAAAGCCAAGTCTGGCAGTGCAAGTGTAAATTTAAGATCAAGGACAGGGAGGCAGTAAATGCTTCAGGCCCGACGGCCAGGACTCAGAGCACCAAAGAGCAAAGCCTGCTGCTAATGTCGCCCTCCCTGAAGCTGGCCGTGGAAGGGGTCAATTACATCGCAGATCAGCTGAGGGCCGAGGATGCAGACTTTTCG GTGAAGCAAGACTGGAAATACGTGGCGATGGTGAtcgacaggatcttcctctgggtCTTCATCCTGGTCTGCCTGCTGGGGACGGTgggtctcttcctccctccctggaTGGCGGGCATGATATAA